A single Synechocystis sp. PCC 7338 DNA region contains:
- a CDS encoding type II toxin-antitoxin system VapC family toxin codes for MTEPVKYLIDTNVISELRKQDRADSGVLAFFQQAQHLYLSVITIGELRRGVELIRHRGDDQQANLLEEWLEIVIADYADQILDFTIFEAQVWGKLRVPHPHNALDKQIAATALSYGLTLVTRNVKDFADTGVCLLNPFRGNQ; via the coding sequence ATGACAGAACCAGTCAAATATTTGATTGATACCAACGTTATTAGTGAGCTACGGAAGCAAGATAGGGCTGACTCCGGCGTACTAGCATTTTTCCAACAAGCTCAGCATCTCTATTTGAGTGTGATTACCATTGGAGAATTGCGGCGGGGTGTGGAATTAATCAGGCATCGAGGAGATGATCAACAAGCCAATTTGTTGGAGGAGTGGTTGGAAATTGTCATTGCTGATTACGCTGACCAGATCCTAGATTTCACCATCTTTGAGGCTCAAGTTTGGGGAAAATTACGAGTCCCTCATCCCCATAACGCTCTAGATAAACAAATCGCCGCCACTGCCCTTAGTTACGGACTGACCCTAGTTACCCGTAATGTTAAGGATTTTGCTGACACAGGAGTTTGTTTGCTTAATCCTTTCAGGGGCAATCAATAA
- a CDS encoding site-specific integrase encodes MKINRQGQAKVLTEQELHNLFSVGLLTPRDRLLFGICLYTGCRIGEACSLAWADVTTDAMTFRIEKTKTKSSRTVAITPALQALFDQYREQQCFRFPSAYVFRGKRVGSHLHPSMAHKILKAATDRIGVRGVSTHSFRRTALTMMCRKGINLRVIQKISGHKNLNVLSHYLEVSEQEKEQALSTISF; translated from the coding sequence ATGAAAATTAACCGTCAGGGACAAGCAAAAGTATTAACAGAGCAGGAACTGCACAACCTGTTCAGCGTTGGATTGCTCACTCCCCGCGATCGCCTGTTGTTTGGCATTTGTCTTTACACTGGTTGCCGGATTGGGGAAGCTTGTTCTTTGGCTTGGGCTGATGTAACTACTGATGCCATGACTTTCCGCATCGAAAAAACAAAGACCAAATCCAGTCGCACTGTGGCAATTACCCCAGCATTACAAGCTTTGTTTGATCAGTACCGGGAACAACAATGCTTTAGGTTTCCCTCTGCCTATGTATTTCGGGGTAAACGGGTGGGGTCACATTTGCATCCTTCCATGGCCCACAAAATTTTGAAAGCGGCAACGGATAGGATTGGAGTGAGGGGAGTTTCTACCCATTCTTTCCGTCGCACTGCGTTAACGATGATGTGCCGGAAGGGAATTAATCTACGGGTCATTCAGAAAATTAGTGGTCACAAAAATTTGAATGTGTTGTCCCACTATC
- a CDS encoding DNA-binding protein, giving the protein MANLIVRNIDEAVVVALKKRAGQHGISAEAEHRRILEQALLQPPRKSFAEVLRQIPDVGNDSDFERIQDDRTSQIFD; this is encoded by the coding sequence ATGGCGAATCTAATTGTCCGCAATATTGATGAAGCGGTGGTGGTGGCCCTGAAAAAGCGGGCGGGGCAACATGGCATCAGTGCCGAAGCAGAGCATCGCAGAATCCTAGAACAGGCCCTATTGCAACCTCCCCGAAAATCCTTTGCGGAGGTGCTTCGCCAGATTCCCGATGTGGGCAATGACTCAGACTTTGAGCGAATACAGGATGACAGAACCAGTCAAATATTTGATTGA